From a single Sinorhizobium sp. RAC02 genomic region:
- a CDS encoding RNA polymerase sigma factor, with protein MRPTAESNEFRRDLVNLLPKLRRFAMTLTRNSSDADDLVQEACERAITRSHLWNGEGRLESWVYAMTRNLWVDEIRKRKVRTGSGTVDVAEQDSLHIEASADKAVYAKQLHKLIMTMPEGLSSVFLLVNVEGHSYREAADILGIPIGTVMSRLSAARIRLAAMIAEQTERRA; from the coding sequence ATGCGTCCGACGGCAGAATCGAATGAGTTCCGGCGAGATTTGGTCAATTTGCTGCCGAAGTTGCGCCGTTTTGCGATGACGCTGACGCGCAACAGCAGCGATGCGGATGACCTGGTCCAGGAAGCATGCGAGAGGGCTATCACGCGAAGCCATCTCTGGAACGGGGAAGGCCGGCTGGAAAGCTGGGTTTATGCCATGACACGCAATCTCTGGGTGGACGAAATCCGCAAGCGAAAGGTCCGCACAGGGTCCGGCACTGTAGATGTTGCCGAGCAGGATAGCCTGCACATCGAAGCGTCGGCCGACAAGGCCGTCTATGCCAAGCAGTTGCACAAGTTGATCATGACCATGCCGGAGGGGCTTTCGAGCGTCTTCCTGCTGGTGAACGTTGAAGGCCACAGCTACCGGGAGGCGGCGGATATCCTTGGGATACCGATCGGCACCGTGATGAGCCGGCTTTCTGCGGCCCGCATCAGGCTCGCGGCCATGATCGCTGAACAGACCGAAAGGAGGGCCTGA
- a CDS encoding tetratricopeptide repeat protein, with protein MLLSFCAAVSLTALSTARAADSDTTTPPVATETTTTCTDGKIWNEEKKECVAPEDLKPAEVTPTESKPVEGTPADDKAKTEEQKKTEREIDDKLYEAAREFAYADQYENALRALRAASDQEDPRILNYLGYNTRKLGNIELGMSFYKRALQKDENYILARSYMGQALIEQGDIEGARVQLVEIRDRGGENTWAYRALLQSLGGERTTY; from the coding sequence ATGCTGCTTTCATTCTGCGCTGCCGTCTCGCTGACGGCGCTCTCCACCGCCCGCGCCGCGGATTCCGATACCACGACGCCGCCGGTCGCGACCGAAACGACGACGACCTGCACCGACGGCAAGATCTGGAACGAGGAAAAGAAGGAATGCGTCGCGCCTGAGGATCTGAAGCCGGCCGAAGTGACGCCGACCGAGAGCAAGCCGGTCGAAGGCACACCCGCCGACGACAAGGCCAAGACGGAAGAGCAGAAGAAGACCGAGCGCGAAATCGACGACAAGCTCTATGAGGCTGCCCGCGAATTCGCCTATGCCGATCAGTATGAGAACGCGCTGCGGGCACTGCGCGCCGCTTCCGACCAGGAAGACCCGCGCATCCTCAACTATCTCGGCTACAACACGCGCAAGCTCGGCAACATTGAACTCGGCATGAGCTTCTACAAGCGGGCGCTGCAGAAGGATGAGAACTACATCCTCGCCCGCTCCTATATGGGCCAGGCCCTGATCGAACAGGGCGACATCGAGGGCGCCCGCGTCCAGCTCGTCGAAATCCGCGATCGCGGCGGCGAGAACACCTGGGCCTACCGCGCCCTGCTCCAGTCGCTTGGCGGTGAGCGCACAACCTACTGA
- a CDS encoding metallophosphoesterase, with protein MFRLAHISDVHLGPLPALTFLELFSKRITGFVNWHRNRRRHLFTNTLDIVLEDIERRDPDHLAITGDLVNLASSLEIAAVKKWLPEAGTPEHVSVVPGNHDAYVRGAYEKSTRAWYPYMRGDAAPAEWQEDMHVFPYLRVRGQVAIIGCSTAVATPPFSASGYFGSRQARETVNMLRAAGEAGLFRVVLIHHPPIRGATSFHKRMIGIRRFAATVSTGGADLVLHGHTHLNTVHWLPGQIKQIPVVGIASASQGPGGHKPPAGYNLFSISGAPGSWNVMRERFALAPDGLALTLAETTRF; from the coding sequence ATGTTCAGACTTGCCCATATATCGGATGTCCATCTCGGCCCCTTGCCTGCCCTCACCTTCCTGGAACTGTTTTCGAAGCGCATCACCGGTTTCGTCAACTGGCATCGCAACCGCCGCCGGCACCTGTTCACCAACACGCTCGACATCGTGCTCGAGGATATCGAGCGGCGCGACCCGGACCATCTGGCGATCACCGGCGACCTCGTGAACCTCGCTTCTTCGCTGGAAATCGCGGCCGTGAAGAAATGGCTGCCGGAAGCCGGCACGCCGGAGCATGTTTCGGTCGTGCCGGGCAACCACGACGCCTATGTGCGCGGCGCCTACGAAAAATCCACGCGCGCCTGGTATCCCTACATGCGCGGCGATGCGGCCCCGGCGGAATGGCAAGAGGACATGCATGTCTTCCCCTATCTGCGGGTGCGCGGTCAGGTGGCGATCATCGGCTGCTCGACGGCCGTCGCCACGCCACCCTTCTCGGCCTCCGGTTACTTCGGCTCCCGCCAGGCCCGCGAGACGGTCAACATGCTGCGCGCTGCCGGCGAGGCCGGCCTATTCCGTGTGGTGCTGATCCATCATCCGCCGATCCGCGGGGCGACGTCGTTCCACAAGCGCATGATCGGCATCCGCCGTTTCGCAGCCACCGTCTCGACCGGCGGGGCGGACCTCGTGCTGCACGGCCACACCCATCTCAACACCGTGCACTGGCTGCCTGGCCAGATAAAGCAGATCCCGGTCGTCGGCATCGCGTCCGCCTCACAGGGGCCTGGCGGCCACAAGCCACCGGCCGGCTACAACCTCTTTTCGATTTCCGGCGCACCGGGCAGCTGGAACGTCATGCGCGAGCGTTTCGCCTTGGCGCCGGACGGCCTTGCGCTGACGCTCGCGGAAACGACGCGTTTTTAA
- a CDS encoding NUDIX domain-containing protein has product MTMGVRAACFDEAGRIFLVRHSYVPGWHMPGGGIERGETALEALAKEIREEGNLVVGTPPTLVHVYFNRQTSKRDHVLLYRCDGVVQTAPRLKDREIVEAAFFALDALPVETTAATRRRLKELAGRAPFADFW; this is encoded by the coding sequence ATGACGATGGGCGTGCGCGCCGCCTGTTTCGATGAAGCCGGCCGCATCTTCCTCGTGCGCCACAGCTATGTGCCGGGCTGGCATATGCCGGGTGGCGGCATCGAGCGTGGGGAAACGGCGCTGGAGGCGCTCGCCAAGGAAATCCGGGAGGAGGGCAACCTCGTCGTCGGCACGCCGCCGACGCTCGTCCATGTCTACTTCAACCGCCAGACCAGCAAGCGCGACCACGTGCTGCTCTATCGGTGTGACGGTGTCGTGCAGACGGCGCCGCGCCTGAAGGATCGCGAGATCGTCGAGGCCGCGTTCTTCGCGCTCGACGCCCTGCCGGTCGAGACGACTGCGGCAACCCGGCGCCGGCTGAAGGAACTCGCCGGCCGGGCGCCTTTTGCAGACTTTTGGTAG
- a CDS encoding glutathione S-transferase family protein, protein MGMLVDGVWHDVWYDTSATKGHFKRAASQFRNWITPDGAPGPSGEGGFAAEAGRYHLYVSYACPWAHRTLIFRKLKKLEDLITVSVVDPLMLAKGWEFKGENGGTLDPLFGASALYEVYQKADPGYSGRVTVPVLWDKKQNRMVSNESAEIIRMFNSAFDGITGSRDDYYPEILRAEIDALNDAIYDTVNNGVYKAGFATTQEAYEESVTKLFEMLDSLEERLSTKRYLTGDRLTEADWRLFTTLVRFDPVYVGHFKCNIRHIADYPNLSGYLRELYQVPGVAETVNMRHIKEHYYRSHTTINPTGIVPVGPALDLTAAHDRDRLKAA, encoded by the coding sequence ATGGGCATGCTTGTTGACGGCGTCTGGCACGACGTCTGGTACGACACGAGCGCGACGAAGGGCCATTTCAAGCGCGCCGCCTCGCAGTTCCGCAACTGGATCACGCCGGATGGCGCGCCGGGCCCTTCGGGCGAAGGCGGCTTTGCCGCGGAAGCCGGACGCTACCATCTCTATGTGTCCTACGCCTGCCCCTGGGCGCACCGCACGCTGATCTTCCGCAAGCTGAAGAAACTGGAGGATCTGATCACCGTTTCCGTCGTCGATCCCCTGATGCTGGCGAAGGGCTGGGAATTCAAGGGCGAGAACGGCGGCACGCTCGATCCGCTGTTCGGCGCCTCCGCCCTCTACGAGGTCTACCAGAAGGCGGACCCCGGTTATTCCGGCCGCGTCACCGTGCCGGTGCTGTGGGACAAGAAACAGAACCGAATGGTCTCCAACGAATCGGCCGAGATCATCCGCATGTTCAACTCCGCCTTCGACGGCATCACCGGTTCGCGAGACGACTACTATCCGGAAATCCTGCGCGCCGAGATCGATGCCCTGAACGATGCGATCTACGACACCGTCAACAACGGCGTCTACAAGGCCGGCTTCGCGACGACGCAGGAGGCCTATGAGGAGAGCGTCACGAAACTCTTCGAGATGCTCGACAGCCTGGAAGAGCGCCTGTCGACGAAGCGCTACCTTACGGGCGACCGCCTCACCGAGGCCGACTGGCGGCTCTTCACGACGCTCGTGCGCTTCGACCCGGTCTATGTCGGCCACTTCAAGTGCAACATCCGCCACATCGCCGACTATCCCAACCTGTCGGGCTATCTGCGCGAGCTCTATCAGGTGCCGGGCGTCGCCGAGACGGTGAACATGCGCCACATCAAGGAACACTATTACCGCAGCCACACGACGATCAACCCGACGGGCATCGTGCCGGTCGGCCCGGCGCTCGATCTCACCGCCGCGCATGACCGGGATCGGTTGAAAGCGGCCTGA
- a CDS encoding N-acetyltransferase — protein sequence MNMLKHDIVYLTEDTSRDAAIEHINEEAFGPGRHVRAAARIREQGPHDLSLSFVCTDDGETVASVRMTPVMAGGVKGHLLGPLAVRPSHKNKGIGRELLRIACAAAKRKGSEAVVLVGDPPYYGPLGFEKVAWNALAFPGPVDPARVLVMPFAEDTHERLKGVIAWRP from the coding sequence ATGAACATGCTCAAGCACGATATCGTCTACCTGACGGAAGACACCTCCCGCGACGCCGCCATCGAACATATCAATGAAGAAGCCTTTGGCCCAGGCCGGCATGTCCGCGCGGCTGCGCGCATCCGCGAGCAGGGGCCGCACGACCTGTCGCTCTCCTTCGTCTGCACGGATGATGGCGAAACGGTTGCCTCCGTGCGGATGACGCCGGTGATGGCCGGCGGCGTGAAGGGGCATCTGCTCGGCCCGCTCGCCGTGCGCCCCTCGCACAAGAACAAGGGCATCGGCCGCGAATTGCTGCGCATCGCCTGTGCCGCCGCCAAGCGCAAGGGCTCCGAAGCCGTCGTCCTCGTCGGTGACCCGCCCTATTACGGCCCGCTCGGCTTCGAAAAGGTCGCGTGGAATGCGCTGGCCTTCCCCGGTCCGGTCGATCCCGCGCGCGTGCTGGTGATGCCCTTTGCCGAGGACACGCACGAGCGGCTGAAGGGCGTTATTGCCTGGCGGCCATGA
- a CDS encoding MBL fold metallo-hydrolase, with protein MLSRRSVLKGTATAALAAGTVTMFPELSFAKAPLQSFQAPGFYRLKLGELEITALSDGTIPLPLETLYTHTTGEKARAALAAAFKPSPTQTSINAYLVNTGERLVLIDAGTGAYLGPSLGKLAANLEASGYRVEDIDDILLTHIHTDHSGGLAVDGKRVFPNATVRVNKRDLDFWMDAAAAEKAAGALKTQFKEAQESLKPYLDAGKLEAFGDNAEAVPGIGTILRAGHTPGHSSFVVESGGQKLVFWGDITHGDVLQFDEPGVAIEFDIDQDKAIKARTAAFTEAVDQAYLVAGAHIAFPGIGHVRRDETNYDWVPLNYSGAL; from the coding sequence ATGCTCAGCCGCAGATCGGTTCTCAAGGGAACCGCAACCGCCGCGCTCGCCGCCGGCACCGTCACCATGTTCCCCGAGCTTTCCTTCGCAAAGGCACCGCTCCAGTCCTTTCAGGCACCGGGATTTTATCGCCTGAAGCTCGGGGAGCTTGAAATCACCGCGCTGTCAGACGGCACCATTCCGCTTCCGCTGGAGACACTCTACACGCACACGACGGGGGAAAAAGCGCGCGCTGCACTCGCCGCCGCCTTCAAGCCGTCGCCCACCCAGACCTCGATCAACGCCTACCTCGTCAATACGGGCGAACGCCTCGTGCTGATCGATGCCGGTACCGGCGCCTATCTCGGTCCGTCGCTCGGCAAACTCGCCGCCAATCTGGAAGCATCGGGATATCGCGTCGAAGACATCGACGACATCCTGCTCACCCACATCCACACCGATCACTCTGGCGGTCTCGCCGTGGACGGAAAGCGCGTCTTCCCCAATGCGACCGTGCGGGTGAACAAGCGGGACCTCGATTTCTGGATGGATGCTGCCGCAGCTGAAAAGGCGGCCGGTGCGCTGAAGACCCAGTTCAAGGAAGCACAGGAATCGCTGAAACCCTATCTCGACGCCGGTAAGTTGGAAGCTTTCGGTGACAATGCCGAGGCCGTTCCGGGCATCGGCACGATCCTGAGAGCGGGGCATACTCCCGGGCATAGTTCATTCGTCGTGGAAAGCGGCGGCCAAAAACTGGTCTTCTGGGGCGATATTACGCACGGCGATGTCTTGCAGTTCGATGAACCGGGCGTCGCAATCGAGTTCGATATCGATCAGGACAAGGCGATCAAGGCGCGGACCGCTGCCTTCACGGAAGCGGTCGACCAGGCCTATCTCGTGGCCGGTGCCCATATTGCGTTTCCCGGCATCGGCCATGTCCGCCGCGACGAGACCAACTATGACTGGGTACCACTCAACTACAGCGGCGCGCTCTGA
- a CDS encoding LysR family transcriptional regulator — translation MDTIDHFNLRSFDLNLLVAFDALMEEGNVTRAAKRLKIQQPAMSHNLSTLRVLFQDELFVRVGQTMRPTVRASKLAGPIRNALNQAQAALVSADVFDPATENRVFRIGMSSAVDLLLLPDLTARLRQVAPGIRLLSPSYHEDRLDALLDAGVLDMAVGCKYSPASRHSIEVLYDAEVMCCYNPALLRLANPVPLEAYEQADHAVISHSDSLKGCLEGALEFAGADLNVVAAAPDFMSVLLTARASPVIATVPARIARRYASMLGLALSPVPVDLKFPPVAMVWPRHAENDSAGLWLRDQIRDIFAAAPDDWRAMAQAAA, via the coding sequence ATGGATACTATCGATCATTTCAATCTCCGCTCCTTCGACCTCAACCTGCTCGTCGCCTTCGACGCGCTGATGGAGGAGGGCAACGTCACGCGCGCTGCCAAGCGGCTGAAAATCCAGCAACCAGCGATGAGCCACAATCTTTCGACGCTGCGAGTGCTCTTTCAGGACGAACTGTTCGTCCGCGTCGGGCAGACGATGCGACCGACCGTGCGGGCAAGCAAGCTGGCCGGGCCGATCCGCAATGCCTTGAACCAGGCGCAGGCTGCCCTTGTATCTGCCGATGTCTTCGATCCGGCGACGGAAAACCGCGTTTTCCGCATCGGCATGTCGTCGGCGGTGGACTTGCTGCTGTTGCCGGACCTGACTGCCCGCCTGCGGCAGGTTGCGCCCGGTATCAGGCTGCTTTCTCCCAGCTATCATGAGGATCGGCTTGACGCCCTGCTGGATGCTGGCGTGCTCGATATGGCTGTCGGCTGCAAGTATTCACCTGCCTCGCGCCACTCGATCGAGGTGCTCTACGACGCTGAGGTGATGTGCTGCTACAATCCCGCTCTGCTGCGCCTTGCCAATCCGGTGCCACTCGAGGCCTACGAGCAAGCCGATCATGCCGTCATTTCCCACTCGGATAGCCTCAAGGGGTGCCTGGAGGGAGCGCTGGAATTTGCCGGAGCGGACCTCAATGTGGTGGCCGCCGCGCCGGATTTTATGTCCGTTCTGCTGACAGCGCGGGCAAGCCCGGTCATCGCAACGGTTCCCGCCCGCATCGCGCGTCGCTATGCATCCATGCTGGGACTTGCCTTGAGCCCGGTTCCGGTCGACCTGAAATTTCCGCCGGTTGCGATGGTCTGGCCGCGCCATGCCGAAAACGATTCGGCTGGCCTGTGGTTGCGCGACCAGATCAGGGACATCTTTGCCGCTGCACCGGATGACTGGCGGGCGATGGCGCAGGCCGCTGCGTGA
- a CDS encoding glyoxalase superfamily protein: protein MRDYRDAKAMAKAMRETLATRNIEITHSEALEIVARQFGVETWNILSAKIEAKPPSAGIEFEQAVPIVRIFDVAKAHEFYLGFLGFSVDWEHRYGDNFPLYTQVSRAGLRLHLSEHAGDATPGGNMVVYMKGIRAFQKELIGKDYRYMKPGLEDEGSRLEVTVIDPFQNRIRFMELKD, encoded by the coding sequence ATGCGCGACTATCGCGATGCAAAGGCCATGGCGAAAGCCATGCGGGAAACACTTGCCACCCGCAATATCGAGATCACCCACAGCGAAGCCCTGGAAATCGTCGCCCGCCAGTTCGGCGTCGAGACCTGGAACATCCTGTCCGCCAAGATCGAGGCAAAGCCGCCGTCTGCCGGCATCGAATTCGAGCAGGCGGTGCCGATCGTGCGTATCTTCGACGTGGCGAAGGCGCACGAATTCTACCTCGGCTTCCTAGGGTTTTCGGTCGACTGGGAACATCGCTACGGTGACAACTTCCCACTCTACACGCAGGTCTCCCGCGCCGGGCTGCGCCTGCACCTGTCAGAACATGCCGGCGATGCCACGCCGGGCGGCAACATGGTCGTCTACATGAAGGGCATTCGCGCCTTCCAGAAGGAGCTGATCGGCAAGGACTACCGCTACATGAAGCCGGGCCTGGAGGACGAAGGTTCGCGGCTGGAGGTGACGGTCATCGACCCCTTCCAGAACCGCATCCGCTTCATGGAACTGAAGGATTAG
- a CDS encoding DUF4159 domain-containing protein, protein MSAFAFAFPAVLATLVLLPVIWWLLRLTPPKPLTEVFPPFAILASIMKREETPAQSPWWLTLLRMLMAAAVIFAIADPVFNPRTNTLASSGPLALVVDNSWASATDWQRRIDTASTLIDDAESRDVPIALVLTADRQHDAVPVDAATARTRLAAAEARPLPADRAAAVASLRTALDGTAPGTIAFISDGIAGGETDDTVTALQALSPAEFRMIQNDGASAVAITNATNGADALSVTLTRLDGGPARSLPLTAHDSRGRPIASGTADFAAGSTSTTGTITAPFELRNDFARITIDGLANAGGTYLLDDGFRRRRVAFLSGEVVDASQPLLSPLHYINRALAPYADLIEPSVADLSVAVPELLEQNPSVLIMADIGRLPEDVQSAVQRWVDAGGMLIRFAGPRLAAAPADDPLVPVLLRKGERALGGALSWSEPQPLAAYPQNSPFFGMRAPENILIKRQVLAEPTPDLAERTWAGLADGTPLVTTGPLGSGRIVLFHISAETGWSNLPLSGDFVEMLRRTVQLSRGGGVSTSDGEQSQGLPPYRLMTANGTLAAATGEAKPLASGDGTRKIASFDNPPGLYGTEDGYVAHNLYPPGHEIRALAVAEGAAISREPLAGRETWSLKPHLFTLAALLLIADCAIVLFIGGAFAAARGMPKRGATAAVLLALFAGALVALPSESRADDAKPGDETILSRLDTTHIAYVVTGESEVDNISERGLAGLTEFLTYRTTLEPGQPVGVDISKDELALYPIIYWPVSATAAMPSSAAISRIDAYMRNGGTVLFDTRDQFVSLNDTATSPNTERLQAILASLDIPPLEPVPADHVLTKAFYLLANFPGRYAGSPLWIEAELDRAEDPSRPARAGDGVSPIMITGNDFAGAWAVDANGMALLPTVPPDEVQRDHAFRAGVNIMMYMLTGNYKADQVHVPALLERLGQ, encoded by the coding sequence ATGAGCGCGTTTGCCTTTGCCTTTCCCGCCGTGCTGGCCACGCTCGTGCTGCTGCCGGTCATCTGGTGGCTGCTGCGCCTGACCCCGCCGAAGCCGCTCACCGAGGTTTTCCCGCCCTTCGCCATTCTCGCCTCGATCATGAAGCGCGAGGAAACACCGGCACAAAGCCCGTGGTGGCTGACCCTGCTGCGCATGCTGATGGCCGCCGCCGTCATCTTCGCCATCGCCGATCCGGTTTTCAACCCGCGCACCAACACGCTGGCGTCGAGCGGTCCACTGGCGCTTGTCGTCGACAACAGCTGGGCATCCGCCACCGACTGGCAGCGCCGCATCGACACGGCCTCCACGCTGATCGACGATGCCGAAAGCCGCGACGTGCCGATTGCGCTCGTGCTGACCGCCGACCGGCAGCACGATGCGGTGCCGGTCGATGCCGCAACCGCCCGCACACGCCTTGCCGCCGCCGAGGCCCGGCCCCTGCCGGCAGACCGCGCGGCCGCCGTCGCGTCGCTGCGCACCGCGCTGGACGGCACGGCACCCGGCACAATCGCCTTCATCAGCGATGGCATCGCGGGCGGCGAGACCGACGATACGGTCACCGCCCTCCAGGCGCTCTCGCCCGCCGAGTTCCGCATGATCCAGAATGACGGCGCCTCCGCCGTCGCCATCACCAATGCGACGAACGGCGCCGACGCCCTTTCCGTCACCCTGACCCGCCTCGACGGCGGCCCGGCACGCAGCCTGCCGCTCACCGCCCACGATTCCCGTGGCCGACCGATTGCGTCCGGCACGGCGGATTTTGCGGCCGGCAGCACGAGCACGACGGGTACGATCACCGCCCCCTTCGAACTGCGCAACGATTTCGCCCGCATCACCATCGATGGTCTCGCCAATGCCGGCGGCACCTACCTGCTCGACGACGGCTTCCGCCGCCGTCGCGTCGCCTTCCTCTCCGGAGAGGTGGTGGATGCGAGCCAGCCGCTGCTCTCGCCGCTGCACTACATCAACCGGGCACTCGCGCCCTATGCCGACCTGATCGAGCCGAGCGTCGCCGACCTTTCCGTCGCCGTGCCCGAACTTCTCGAACAGAATCCGTCTGTGCTGATCATGGCCGATATCGGCCGCCTGCCGGAAGACGTGCAGAGTGCGGTTCAGCGCTGGGTGGACGCCGGCGGCATGCTGATCCGCTTTGCCGGCCCGCGCCTTGCCGCAGCACCCGCCGATGACCCGCTCGTGCCAGTGCTCCTGCGCAAGGGCGAACGCGCGCTTGGCGGCGCGCTTTCCTGGTCCGAGCCGCAGCCGCTCGCCGCCTATCCGCAAAACAGCCCGTTCTTCGGCATGCGCGCGCCGGAAAACATCCTCATCAAGCGCCAGGTGCTTGCCGAGCCGACGCCGGATCTCGCCGAGCGCACCTGGGCCGGCCTTGCCGACGGCACGCCGCTGGTGACGACAGGCCCGCTCGGCTCCGGCCGCATCGTGCTCTTCCATATCAGCGCGGAAACCGGCTGGTCCAATCTGCCACTGTCAGGCGATTTCGTGGAAATGCTTCGCCGCACCGTGCAACTGTCGCGCGGCGGCGGTGTCTCCACCAGCGACGGCGAACAGAGCCAGGGCTTGCCGCCCTACCGCCTGATGACGGCGAACGGCACGCTCGCCGCCGCGACCGGCGAGGCAAAACCGCTCGCCAGCGGCGATGGCACGCGCAAGATCGCCAGCTTCGACAACCCGCCCGGCCTCTACGGCACGGAAGACGGCTATGTCGCCCACAACCTTTACCCGCCGGGCCATGAAATCCGTGCGCTCGCGGTGGCCGAGGGTGCCGCGATCTCGCGCGAACCGCTCGCCGGCAGGGAGACCTGGTCACTGAAACCACATCTCTTCACACTGGCAGCCCTGCTGCTCATCGCAGACTGCGCCATCGTGCTGTTCATCGGCGGTGCCTTCGCCGCCGCCCGCGGCATGCCGAAGCGAGGGGCGACCGCCGCCGTGCTGCTGGCGCTCTTCGCCGGCGCGCTTGTGGCGCTGCCATCGGAAAGCCGCGCGGACGATGCGAAACCCGGTGACGAGACGATCCTGTCGCGGCTCGACACGACGCACATCGCCTATGTCGTCACCGGCGAGAGCGAGGTCGACAATATCTCCGAGCGCGGTCTTGCCGGCCTGACGGAGTTCCTCACCTACCGCACCACGCTGGAGCCCGGCCAGCCGGTTGGAGTGGACATCTCCAAGGACGAACTGGCGCTCTACCCGATCATCTACTGGCCGGTGAGCGCGACCGCCGCCATGCCGTCCAGCGCCGCGATCAGCCGCATCGACGCCTATATGCGCAACGGCGGCACCGTGCTCTTCGATACCCGCGACCAGTTCGTCTCGCTCAACGACACCGCCACCAGCCCGAACACCGAGCGGCTTCAGGCGATCCTCGCCAGTCTCGACATTCCGCCGCTGGAACCCGTTCCGGCCGATCATGTGCTGACCAAGGCCTTCTATCTGCTGGCGAATTTCCCCGGCCGCTATGCCGGAAGCCCGCTGTGGATCGAGGCGGAACTCGATCGCGCGGAAGATCCATCGCGTCCCGCACGCGCCGGTGATGGCGTGTCACCGATCATGATCACCGGCAACGACTTTGCCGGCGCTTGGGCGGTCGATGCCAACGGCATGGCGCTCTTGCCGACCGTGCCGCCGGACGAGGTGCAGCGCGACCACGCCTTCCGCGCCGGCGTCAACATCATGATGTACATGCTCACCGGCAACTACAAGGCGGACCAGGTGCACGTGCCCGCCCTCCTCGAACGGCTGGGGCAATGA
- a CDS encoding DUF58 domain-containing protein, protein MASVGQIVQPTPTREVLSRAQARAALIPDCMVEAQRLANTVIAGWHGRRKRGIGENFWQFRPYVDGESLSRIDWRRSARDDHTYVRDREWEAAHTVWIWADLSPSMMYKSTFGAVSKESRALVLMLALAEILARSGERIGCPGIMEPIAARNAAERLATALMHNGTTGGLPDTSMIRGNSDIVLIGDFLDPVEDVMDRLGPLARRGLRGHVVEVADPAEETFPFSGRTEFTDPESGLKLTAGRAETLKDDYARAYIARRENLADSLRHLGWSFVTHRTDRLASEALVSVHMYLSGMPAMKTEGRGR, encoded by the coding sequence ATGGCGTCCGTCGGCCAGATCGTCCAACCGACCCCGACCCGCGAGGTGCTCTCGCGGGCGCAGGCGCGTGCCGCCCTCATACCCGATTGCATGGTGGAGGCGCAGCGTCTCGCCAACACGGTGATTGCCGGCTGGCACGGCCGCCGCAAGCGCGGCATTGGTGAGAATTTCTGGCAGTTCCGCCCCTATGTCGACGGCGAAAGCCTGTCGCGCATCGACTGGCGCCGATCCGCCCGCGACGACCATACCTATGTGCGCGACCGCGAATGGGAGGCCGCCCACACCGTCTGGATCTGGGCCGATCTTTCGCCCTCGATGATGTACAAATCCACCTTCGGCGCCGTCTCGAAGGAAAGCCGCGCATTGGTCCTCATGCTGGCGCTGGCCGAAATCCTCGCGCGCTCCGGCGAGCGCATCGGCTGCCCCGGCATCATGGAGCCGATCGCCGCGCGCAACGCCGCCGAGCGCCTCGCGACCGCCCTCATGCACAATGGCACCACCGGCGGCCTGCCGGATACCAGCATGATCCGCGGCAACAGCGACATCGTGCTGATCGGTGATTTTCTCGATCCGGTCGAAGACGTGATGGACCGGCTCGGGCCGCTGGCCCGACGCGGCCTGCGCGGCCATGTCGTCGAGGTTGCCGACCCGGCGGAGGAAACCTTCCCCTTTAGCGGTCGCACCGAGTTCACCGACCCGGAAAGCGGCCTGAAGCTTACCGCCGGCCGTGCGGAAACGCTCAAGGACGACTACGCCCGCGCCTATATCGCGCGCCGCGAAAACCTTGCCGACAGCCTTCGTCACCTCGGCTGGAGTTTCGTGACGCACCGCACAGACAGGCTCGCCTCCGAAGCCCTCGTTTCGGTCCATATGTATCTTTCCGGCATGCCGGCGATGAAGACGGAAGGCCGTGGCCGATGA